Proteins encoded together in one Carya illinoinensis cultivar Pawnee chromosome 3, C.illinoinensisPawnee_v1, whole genome shotgun sequence window:
- the LOC122305513 gene encoding U-box domain-containing protein 4, translating to MTDKNPTPKGTTERKYSVPVFSEREREREGDLRMELEDTVAVEVRKQEEVVETWNQRKQTQILQLSEKLIHGDLDSQIEAARDIRKLVRKSSSSSSSSSMKTRSKLAAAGVIQPLVFMLVSPSLDAQEASLLALLNLAVRNERNKVKIVTAGAVPPLVELLKFQNGSLRELATAAILTLSAASPNKPAIVAAGATPLLVQILCSGSVQGKVDSVTALHNLSTSTGNSTAILDAKAAPPLINLLKECKKYSKFAEKTTALLEILSNSEAGRIAISNSDGGILTLVETVEDGSLVSTEHAVGALLSLCQSCRDKYRELILNEGAIPGLLRLTVEGTAEARERARTLLDLLRDSPREKRLASSVLERIVYDIAARVDGADKAAETAKRLLQDMVQRSMEHSLSRIQHRAASCTPSDIRST from the exons ATGACTGATAAGAACCCAACCCCAAAGGGTACAACGGAGAGAAAATACTCAGTTCCAGTCTttagcgagagagagagagagagagaaggcgaCTTGCGAATGGAACTGGAAGATACTGTAGCTGTAGAAGTGAGAAAGCAAGAGGAGGTGGTGGAGACATGGAACCAGAGAAAGCAAACCCAGATACTGCAACTCTCCGAGAAGCTCATCCATGGGGATCTTGATTCCCAGATAGAAGCAGCAAGAGATATCAGAAAGCTGGTCAGAAAATCGTCTTCGTCGTCTTCGTCTTCTTCGATGAAAACCCGCTCAAAGTTGGCAGCGGCGGGCGTGATTCAGCCCCTAGTTTTCATGCTTGTCTCTCCCAGTCTGGATGCCCAGGAAGCCTCTCTCCTCGCTCTCCTCAACCTCGCTGTACGCAATGAACG AAACAAGGTCAAGATAGTCACAGCAGGTGCTGTCCCTCCTCTAGTGGAGCTCCTCAAGTTCCAAAACGGCAGTCTGAGGGAATTAGCCACTGCAGCAATCTTAACACTCTCAGCTGCATCACCAAACAAGCCCGCTATTGTAGCTGCTGGAGCTACACCACTCCTGGTTCAGATCCTCTGTTCTGGAAGTGTTCAAGGAAAAGTTGATTCTGTTACAGCCCTACACAATCTCTCCACTAGCACAGGGAATTCCACTGCAATTCTTGATGCAAAAGCAGCTCCCCCTCTCATTAACCTCCTTAAAGAATGCAAGAAGTATTCCAAGTTTGCCGAAAAAACTACAGCCCTACTTGAAATCCTTTCCAACTCCGAAGCAGGACGAATTGCGATTTCAAATTCTGATGGTGGGATTTTAACCCTTGTGGAGACGGTTGAAGATGGATCTCTAGTCAGCACAGAACATGCAGTTGGAGCTTTACTCTCTTTGTGCCAGAGCTGCAGAGATAAATACCGGGAACTCATTCTTAATGAAGGTGCAATCCCAGGCCTTTTGCGACTGACCGTAGAGGGCACAGCTGAAGCTCGGGAGAGAGCTCGTACGCTTTTGGATTTGCTTAGAGATTCTCCTCGAGAAAAGAGACTAGCCTCCTCAGTTTTGGAGAGAATTGTTTATGACATTGCTGCCCGGGTTGATGGAGCAGATAAAGCTGCTGAAACTGCCAAGAGATTACTGCAAGACATGGTTCAAAGAAGTATGGAGCATAGCTTGAGCCGCATACAGCATAGGGCTGCATCATGTACACCCTCGGATATTCGATCTACATAA
- the LOC122305514 gene encoding uncharacterized protein LOC122305514, with translation MLDRYSASRYGGFRPENLGQNALGMIGNLCFTMFVLGVLIFTIIAATYEPEDPLFHPSTKITTFLTSTSNATFKSDNTVVKTGEDFMASNQTAFAAFINITDVDNMTLVSDHRTSSTLEETHCEGSMDTPIDCRDPEVFHMMMRAAIERFKDIHFYRFGKPVPGSNDSTCDMAWRFRPKEGKTASFYKDYRRFLISRSMNCTLSVVEIGDYHTGVNARKRKKNQKPGFEKKPEKQDQVTTLPVVGEVVNDALPVVESEGSFGRGKYLIYEGGGDRCKSMNHYLWSFLCALGEAQYLNRTLVMDLSICLSSIYSSSNQDEEGKDFRFYFDFEHLNDAASVLDHGQFWSDWNKWQKKDGLSLYLVEDFRVTPMKLAEVKDALIMRKFGSVEPDNYWYRVCEGETESVIQRPWHLIWKSRRLLDIVSAIASRLNWDYDSVHIVRGEKARNRELWPNLDTDTSPDSLLSTLRDKVDDGRSLYIATNEPDTSFFDPLKDKYYTHFLDEYKELWDENSEWYTEMAKLNKGNPVEFDGYMRVSVDTEVFLRGKKQIETFNDLTNDCKDGINTCSASAS, from the coding sequence ATGTTGGATCGGTACTCGGCATCGAGGTACGGAGGATTCCGGCCGGAGAATTTGGGCCAGAATGCCCTGGGAATGATTGGTAATCTTTGCTTCACTATGTTTGTGCTTGGTGTCTTAATCTTTACAATTATTGCCGCCACTTATGAACCCGAAGACCCTTTGTTTCACCCATCAACCAAAATCACCACATTTCTCACATCCACCTCCAATGCCACTTTTAAATCTGATAACACCGTTGTCAAGACCGGTGAGGATTTCATGGCCTCGAACCAAACCGCATTCGCCGCGTTTATTAACATAACAGATGTCGACAATATGACCCTAGTTTCAGACCATCGTACTAGTAGTACCCTTGAAGAAACCCATTGCGAGGGCAGTATGGATACCCCAATTGATTGCAGGGACCCTGAAGTCTTCCATATGATGATGAGGGCTGCTATAGAACGGTTTAAGGATATCCATTTTTACCGGTTTGGGAAACCAGTTCCTGGGTCTAATGATAGCACCTGTGATATGGCATGGCGATTTAGGCCCAAGGAAGGGAAGACAGCCTCCTTTTATAAGGATTACAGGAGGTTTTTGATTTCAAGGTCTATGAATTGTACCCTTAGTGTGGTTGAGATTGGTGATTACCACACAGGGGTGAATgcgaggaagaggaagaagaatcagaaacCTGGGTTTGAGAAGAAACCAGAGAAGCAAGACCAGGTTACCACGTTGCCTGTTGTTGGGGAGGTTGTGAATGATGCCCTTCCCGTGGTTGAGTCTGAAGGTTCATTTGGCCGAGGGAAATACTTGATTTACGAAGGTGGTGGTGATAGATGCAAGAGCATGAACCATTACTTGTGGAGTTTCTTGTGTGCTTTAGGTGAAGCTCAGTACTTGAACCGAACATTGGTTATGGATCTGAGTATATGTTTGTCTTCAATTTACAGTTCATCGAATCAGGATGAGGAAGGCAAAGATTTCAGGTTTTATTTTGACTTTGAGCATTTAAACGATGCAGCATCTGTGTTGGACCATGGTCAGTTTTGGTCAGATTGGAATAAGTGGCAGAAGAAAGATGGGTTGAGTCTCTATCTGGTGGAGGATTTTAGGGTCACGCCAATGAAACTTGCTGAAGTGAAGGATGCTTTGATTATGAGAAAATTTGGGTCGGTGGAGCCAGACAATTACTGGTACAGGGTCTGTGAAGGGGAGACAGAGTCTGTAATTCAACGACCATGGCATCTGATATGGAAATCAAGACGGTTGCTGGATATAGTGTCAGCGATTGCATCAAGGTTGAATTGGGATTATGACTCTGTCCATATTGTGAGAGGGGAGAAGGCAAGGAACAGGGAGCTCTGGCCTAATCTTGATACAGATACTTCACCTGATTCACTTCTATCAACGTTGAGGGACAAGGTTGATGATGGGAGGAGCCTGTATATTGCAACAAATGAACCTGATACATCGTTCTTTGACCCTTTGAAGGATAAGTACTATACTCATTTCCTTGACGAGTACAAGGAGCTTTGGGATGAGAACAGCGAGTGGTACACAGAGATGGCAAAGCTTAACAAGGGGAATCCAGTTGAATTTGACGGTTACATGAGGGTGTCAGTGGATACAGAAGTGTTCCTAAGAGGGAAAAAGCAGATTGAAACCTTCAATGATCTCACGAACGATTGCAAGGATGGCATAAACACCTGCAGTGCTTCGGCCAGCTAA